The window ATGTGCCGCCGAACCGGCCGGTCTGCGACGGGGTCACGTCCAGCCTGCTCTCGGTCCCGGGCACCAGGGCGCGCTTTGTCAGGAACTCGGGGACCGAGAACGAGTGCACGACGTCGGACGACCGCAGGACGAGGCGGGCAGTCGTCCCGACCGGCAGCAAGAGGGTGGGCGGCTCGGCGGCGGTGCCGACGACCGTGATGCCCTCGGTGAGGTAGACGAACCGCCATCCCCACTGGAAGCCGGTCACCTCGATGCGTACGCCCGGCTCGGCGTCGAGCCGGTCGACGTCCCGCTGGGTGAACGCCGCCAAGCCGAACAACACAACCACGACTACCAGCGGGACCATCGTGTACCGGAGCTCGTGGTGGGCGTGCTCGACGAACTTGGCCGGTTCGCGCCTCGCCGCCTTACGGCTACGGACGGACGTCGCCCCGAGGAACACCGTCACCAGGGCCCCCAGGGCGAGCGCCGCCCAGAACAGCACCCGCCAGTGGTCGAGCACCTGGGCGCCTTGGGCGGTGGCTGGTCCAGGCGCGCCGAACCGGCTGCTGCAGGCCGTCCCGGCCACCGCGAGAGCCGCGAGGAGCAGGTGGAACCGGAGCGGGTGGCGCTGGGCCCGGGAACCGATGGCCCGAAGCCTAAGCGACCGGGGCCAACGCCCAGGGCCCCACCCTCGGCCCACCCCCAGGCGATAGGGTGGCCCTCGGCCAGTTCCCGGTGGGACGTGGGGAGGCGGCGTCGGTGGCTCTTGTTCGTCGGAAGGGAAGGGTGCGGCGCCCCGCTGCGGTGCGGTGGTCCTCGCGACGACCACTCGTGTTGGCGGTAGCCATGGTGGCATGGTGGGCGCTCCCGTGGGCGGCGCGGGCGGCTGACCCCACGCTGACCGCTCAGGCGTCCGCCTCCGGGTTCCCGGTAGGCGCCGACATCTTCGACTTGGCCACGCTGGGCGGGGGCGAGAGCCCGACGGGCACCATGACCTTCGACCTCTACGGGCCCGACAACGCCACCTGTGCCGGGCCCCCCATCTTCACGTCCACCAAGCCGGTGGCCGGCAACGGCAACTACCAGTCGGACCCGTTCACCACCCAGGAGGCGGGCACCTACCAGTGGATCGCGCGCTACAGCGGTGACGC of the Actinomycetota bacterium genome contains:
- a CDS encoding cytochrome c oxidase subunit II, translating into MAGTACSSRFGAPGPATAQGAQVLDHWRVLFWAALALGALVTVFLGATSVRSRKAARREPAKFVEHAHHELRYTMVPLVVVVVLFGLAAFTQRDVDRLDAEPGVRIEVTGFQWGWRFVYLTEGITVVGTAAEPPTLLLPVGTTARLVLRSSDVVHSFSVPEFLTKRALVPGTESRLDVTPSQTGRFGGTCAYFCGLDHARMAFVVEVVGQDEFDEFVTGLQELQQPPPGPTPPGEDERPGDLAGQAAPRPGPGTPQRPPV